GATGGTGCAGGCAGGGTGCGCGGGGCGCTGTTAAGCATGGATCGCGCCATCGTGAAGCCGGCGCGATCATGCGACTGCCGATTACTGGCGCAGATCGCGGAAGATCGACAGCGGCGCGGGCACGCCGGGCGAGCTGCGCAGCGGGTTGATGTCCAGCCCGCCACGGCGGGTGTAGCGCGCCTCGACCACCAGCCATTCGGGCGCACATCGCTGCATGACGTCGTTGAAGATGCGCTCCACGCACTGCTCGTGGAATTCGGCATGGTCGCGGAAACTCACCAGATACCGCAGCAGGCCTTCGCGGTCGATGGGCGCACCGCGATAACGCACGCTCACGCTGGCCCAATCCGGCTGGCCGGTGACCGGGCAGTTGGATTTGAGCAGTGCCGAGGTCAGCACTTCTTCCACCGCCGGCTGGGCGAGTGCATGCAGATACGCGGCGTTGGGCGGGCCGTAATCGTCGATGCTGACATCCAGCGCGTCTATGGACTCGCCCTCGCCCACCGCATCGATCGGCGGCAGACCGAATTCCACCACCA
The window above is part of the Xanthomonas campestris pv. badrii genome. Proteins encoded here:
- the queF gene encoding NADPH-dependent 7-cyano-7-deazaguanine reductase QueF (Catalyzes the NADPH-dependent reduction of 7-cyano-7-deazaguanine (preQ0) to 7-aminomethyl-7-deazaguanine (preQ1) in queuosine biosynthesis), coding for MNTPEDSTLGREVAYPSGYDPSLLFPIPRAAGREAIGLTGALPFIGRDRWHAYELSWLDAQGKPCVATATLHVPCDSPALIESKSLKLYLNSLNATRFNSAEAVRTRIATDLSTRAGADVVVEFGLPPIDAVGEGESIDALDVSIDDYGPPNAAYLHALAQPAVEEVLTSALLKSNCPVTGQPDWASVSVRYRGAPIDREGLLRYLVSFRDHAEFHEQCVERIFNDVMQRCAPEWLVVEARYTRRGGLDINPLRSSPGVPAPLSIFRDLRQ